The following proteins are encoded in a genomic region of Desulfuromonadaceae bacterium:
- the hisI gene encoding phosphoribosyl-AMP cyclohydrolase, with translation MIEIDFDKMGGLIPAIIQDYENNEVLMVAFMDKKTLENTLRDGKTWFFSRTRNKYWMKGEESGNTQEVKEIYTDCDADTVVIKVKQNGPAACHTGNRSCFYVKWEDGQWVEHSNPLFDPDEVYKKK, from the coding sequence GTGATAGAAATCGATTTTGACAAAATGGGTGGCCTGATTCCGGCGATTATTCAGGACTACGAGAACAATGAAGTGTTGATGGTGGCCTTCATGGATAAAAAAACGCTGGAGAACACCTTGCGCGACGGCAAGACCTGGTTCTTCAGCCGCACCCGCAACAAGTACTGGATGAAAGGAGAGGAATCGGGGAACACGCAGGAGGTCAAGGAAATCTACACCGACTGCGATGCCGATACCGTCGTTATCAAGGTCAAGCAAAACGGTCCCGCCGCGTGCCACACCGGCAATCGCAGCTGTTTCTATGTCAAATGGGAAGACGGCCAGTGGGTCGAGCACTCCAACCCGCTGTTCGATCCGGACGAGGTTTACAAGAAGAAATAA